One region of Magnetospirillum sp. WYHS-4 genomic DNA includes:
- a CDS encoding lysine--tRNA ligase — MAQQRLGPQHEHLREHAVHSNAWPFAEAREVLKSLAGRTPDKGYVLFETGYGPSGLPHIGTFGEVARTSMVRHAFSLLSDIPTRLFAFSDDMDGLRKVPDNVPNQEMVARHLGKPLTAIPDPFGTHESFGHHNNARLRSFLDTFGFEYEFQSATECYRAGRFDAMLRRVLERYDAVIDVVLPTLGPERRATYSPFLPVCPKTGRVLQVPVVERDVAAGTIVYRNEDGSTVETPVTGGACKLQWKCDWAMRWAALGVDYEMSGKDLIDSVKLSGRICRILGERPPVGFTYELFLDDRGEKISKSKGNGLAVEEWLRYAPPESLALYMYNKPKTAKRLFFDVIPRTVDEYLSHLSAFPGSEDAKRLDNPVWHIHRGEPPVEDSQLSYGILLNLASVCHTEDKAVLWHFISRTRPDASPATHPILDKLVEYAITYYRDFVKPAKKYRAPTDDERKALEDLAASLRALPAGASAEDAQNAVYEVGKAHPGFGDLKAWFQALYEVLLGQATGPRMGSFIALYGRDETVALIGKALAGEDLAGT, encoded by the coding sequence ATGGCCCAGCAGAGACTCGGTCCGCAACACGAACATTTGCGCGAGCATGCCGTCCACAGCAACGCCTGGCCCTTCGCCGAGGCGCGCGAGGTGCTGAAATCCTTGGCTGGCAGGACGCCGGACAAGGGCTACGTGCTGTTCGAAACCGGCTACGGACCGTCCGGCCTGCCGCACATCGGCACTTTCGGCGAGGTGGCGAGAACGTCCATGGTGCGGCACGCGTTCTCGCTGCTGTCCGACATCCCGACCCGGCTGTTCGCCTTCTCGGACGACATGGACGGCCTGCGCAAGGTACCCGACAACGTCCCCAACCAGGAAATGGTCGCCCGGCATCTGGGCAAGCCGTTGACCGCCATCCCCGATCCCTTCGGCACCCACGAGAGCTTCGGACATCACAACAACGCCCGTTTGCGCTCCTTCCTGGATACCTTCGGCTTCGAGTACGAGTTCCAGAGCGCCACCGAGTGCTACCGCGCCGGACGTTTCGACGCCATGCTGCGCCGGGTGCTGGAACGCTACGACGCGGTGATCGACGTCGTCCTGCCCACGCTGGGGCCGGAACGCCGCGCCACCTACAGCCCCTTCCTGCCCGTCTGCCCCAAGACCGGTCGCGTTCTGCAGGTCCCGGTGGTCGAGCGCGACGTGGCGGCAGGGACCATCGTCTACCGGAACGAGGACGGCTCCACGGTCGAGACCCCGGTCACCGGCGGCGCCTGCAAGCTGCAATGGAAGTGCGACTGGGCCATGCGCTGGGCGGCGCTCGGCGTCGACTACGAGATGTCGGGCAAGGACCTGATCGACTCGGTCAAGCTGTCGGGGCGCATATGCCGCATCCTGGGGGAAAGGCCGCCGGTCGGCTTCACCTACGAACTGTTTCTCGACGACCGGGGAGAGAAGATCTCCAAGTCCAAGGGCAACGGCTTGGCGGTGGAAGAATGGCTGCGCTATGCCCCGCCCGAAAGCCTGGCCCTCTACATGTACAACAAGCCGAAGACCGCCAAGCGGCTGTTCTTCGACGTCATCCCGCGCACCGTGGACGAGTACCTGAGCCATTTGTCCGCCTTCCCCGGTTCCGAGGACGCCAAGCGGCTGGACAATCCGGTCTGGCACATCCATCGCGGCGAGCCGCCCGTGGAGGACAGCCAGTTGAGCTACGGCATCCTGCTCAACCTGGCGTCGGTTTGCCATACCGAGGACAAGGCGGTGCTCTGGCATTTCATTTCGCGGACCCGCCCCGACGCCAGCCCGGCCACCCATCCGATCCTGGACAAGCTGGTGGAATACGCCATCACCTACTATCGGGATTTCGTCAAACCGGCCAAGAAGTACCGGGCGCCCACGGACGACGAGCGCAAGGCGTTGGAGGACCTGGCGGCGTCGTTGCGCGCCCTGCCCGCCGGGGCTTCCGCCGAAGACGCCCAGAACGCCGTCTATGAAGTCGGCAAGGCCCATCCCGGATTCGGCGACCTCAAGGCCTGGTTCCAGGCGCTCTACGAGGTCCTGCTGGGCCAAGCCACGGGGCCGCGCATGGGGTCCTTCATCGCCCTTTACGGCCGCGACGAGACGGTGGCCCTGATCGGCAAGGCCCTGGCCGGCGAGGATCTGGCCGGGACCTGA
- a CDS encoding universal stress protein — MFKTILVATEGSEAGNRAVETAARLAHTLRAALTVAMVIEPAMAAALHAWRRGEHDAGEAGPPHPLLTGVPGWLDRAREHVGHSREFDDELAEIVLNHARTRALAEGMAEVRTIAGHGDAVESIIEIAASERPDLLVFGSRGLGVMRGLLLGSVSLQLSQLAPCPCLIVR; from the coding sequence ATGTTCAAGACCATCCTGGTGGCGACCGAAGGTTCCGAGGCCGGCAATCGGGCCGTAGAGACGGCGGCCCGTCTGGCCCACACTCTCCGTGCGGCGCTGACCGTCGCCATGGTCATCGAACCGGCGATGGCCGCGGCCCTACACGCTTGGCGGCGGGGTGAACACGATGCCGGCGAAGCGGGACCGCCGCACCCTCTGCTTACCGGGGTTCCGGGCTGGCTGGACCGGGCACGGGAGCACGTCGGCCATAGCCGCGAGTTCGACGACGAACTGGCCGAGATCGTTCTCAACCACGCCCGGACGCGGGCCCTGGCCGAGGGAATGGCGGAGGTCCGCACCATCGCCGGACATGGCGATGCCGTGGAATCCATCATCGAGATCGCGGCGAGCGAAAGGCCGGATCTTCTTGTATTCGGCAGCCGGGGCCTGGGAGTGATGAGAGGCCTGCTGCTAGGCAGCGTATCGCTCCAGCTTTCCCAGTTGGCGCCCTGTCCCTGCCTGATCGTGCGCTAG
- a CDS encoding helix-turn-helix transcriptional regulator — protein MLKHSQIWRAIDRLAQEKGLTASGLARRAGLDPTTFNKSKRITREGKLRWPSTESVAKILTSTETTLGEFVSFIGEADSAAVYKNIPLIGFAQAGNSGYFDDAGYPAGGGWDEIPFPDLADPHAYALEISGDSMQPVFRDGDIVIVAPSASIRKGDRVVVKTREGEVLVKELLRRSIKRIELLSLNRAHEDRVLSVDEVDWIARVIWASQ, from the coding sequence ATGCTCAAGCACTCGCAAATCTGGCGTGCCATCGACCGGCTGGCCCAGGAAAAGGGCCTTACCGCCTCCGGCTTGGCCCGCCGCGCCGGCCTCGATCCGACCACTTTCAACAAGAGCAAACGCATCACCCGCGAAGGCAAGCTGCGCTGGCCCAGCACGGAAAGTGTCGCCAAAATCCTGACCTCGACCGAAACCACCCTTGGGGAATTCGTTTCCTTCATCGGGGAAGCGGACAGTGCGGCGGTCTACAAGAACATCCCGTTGATCGGCTTCGCCCAAGCCGGCAATTCCGGCTATTTCGACGACGCCGGCTATCCGGCGGGCGGCGGCTGGGACGAGATTCCCTTCCCCGATCTGGCCGACCCGCACGCCTACGCCCTGGAGATCAGCGGCGACAGCATGCAGCCGGTCTTTCGCGACGGCGACATCGTCATCGTCGCGCCCTCGGCGAGCATCCGCAAGGGTGACCGGGTGGTGGTCAAGACCCGCGAGGGCGAAGTGCTGGTGAAGGAACTGCTGCGCCGTTCGATCAAGCGCATCGAGCTTCTGTCGCTCAACCGCGCCCACGAAGACCGCGTCCTGTCGGTGGACGAAGTCGACTGGATCGCCCGGGTCATCTGGGCCAGCCAATAG
- a CDS encoding DUF3419 family protein, whose protein sequence is MTTAILRSAIESTPAATARGMLERLFTLWFSRLVYTQIWEDPAVDLTALRLEPTSRVVTIASGGCNLLNYLLANPAEIVAVDLNPAHLALTRLKVAALSHTPDHAGFFRFFGQACDPANRDLYFSTLRPHLDADTRAWWETRTLTGRPRIDYFSSDFYRHGLLGGFIGFLHFAARAMGRNPAHLLTAADVEEQARIFDATFGPLFDNPLVRAVTKLPVLFYHLGIPPAQFDAMHRDAAGDMAATMRERVRRLACDFPIGENYFAWQAFGRRYDHEAMRAVPDYLRPENFALLRERAGRIDTRLGSMTDFLAAQPVASVDRVVLLDAQDWMTPAQMTALWREIGRTARPGARAIFRTAGSASPLEAALPAEVLAPWHYEDGLSKALFAQDRSAIYGGFHLYVLK, encoded by the coding sequence ATGACGACCGCCATTCTGCGTAGCGCCATCGAATCCACTCCCGCCGCCACGGCACGCGGCATGCTGGAAAGGCTGTTCACCCTCTGGTTCTCCCGCTTGGTCTATACCCAGATCTGGGAGGACCCGGCGGTCGACCTGACGGCGCTCCGCCTGGAGCCGACTTCGCGGGTGGTGACCATCGCCTCCGGCGGCTGCAACCTGCTCAACTACCTGCTGGCAAATCCGGCCGAGATCGTTGCCGTCGACCTCAACCCCGCCCATCTGGCGCTGACCCGGCTTAAGGTGGCGGCGCTAAGCCACACTCCGGACCACGCAGGGTTCTTCCGCTTCTTCGGGCAGGCCTGCGACCCGGCCAACCGCGACCTCTACTTCTCCACCCTGCGTCCCCATCTGGATGCGGACACCCGTGCGTGGTGGGAGACGCGCACCCTCACCGGACGGCCGCGCATCGACTACTTCTCGTCCGACTTCTATCGCCACGGGCTCCTTGGCGGCTTCATCGGCTTTTTGCATTTCGCCGCCCGCGCCATGGGCCGCAATCCGGCGCACCTGTTGACCGCCGCCGATGTGGAAGAACAGGCCCGCATCTTCGATGCCACCTTCGGTCCGCTGTTCGACAACCCCCTGGTGCGTGCCGTAACCAAGCTGCCGGTGCTGTTCTACCACCTGGGAATCCCGCCGGCCCAGTTCGACGCCATGCATCGGGATGCGGCGGGCGACATGGCGGCGACCATGCGCGAGCGGGTGCGGCGGCTGGCCTGCGACTTTCCCATCGGCGAGAACTATTTCGCCTGGCAGGCCTTCGGCCGCCGCTACGACCACGAAGCCATGCGCGCCGTTCCCGACTACCTGCGCCCCGAGAATTTCGCCCTGCTGCGCGAGCGGGCGGGGCGCATCGATACGCGTCTGGGATCGATGACCGATTTCCTGGCGGCGCAGCCGGTGGCCAGTGTCGACCGGGTGGTGCTGCTGGACGCCCAGGATTGGATGACCCCGGCCCAGATGACCGCGCTGTGGCGCGAGATCGGACGCACGGCCCGGCCCGGCGCGCGGGCGATCTTCCGTACCGCCGGTTCGGCCTCGCCGCTGGAGGCCGCCCTCCCCGCGGAGGTGCTGGCGCCCTGGCACTACGAGGACGGCCTGAGCAAGGCCCTCTTCGCCCAGGATCGCTCGGCCATCTACGGGGGCTTCCATCTCTACGTCCTCAAGTGA
- a CDS encoding branched-chain amino acid aminotransferase — translation MARGVAGKTLAYVDGQWRHGNPLLMGPRHHAVWLSSVVFDGARAFDGVVPDLRLHCARVVASAHVLGMMPMLTAAEIEDIAWDGVHRFAADADLYICPMFYAEGGFVWPDPATTRFVLTVHEAPLPAADGFSACLSSFRRPARDMAPTEAKASCLYPNIARIGREAAGKGFDTAVVLDPCGNVAEFAYTNLFLVRGGVVHTPAPNGTFLNGITRQRVIRLLRKDGFEVIERAILYDEVLTADELFATGNYAKVQPCTRIEARALNIGPVYERARELYFAFAHQAR, via the coding sequence ATGGCGAGGGGAGTCGCGGGCAAGACCCTGGCTTATGTGGATGGGCAGTGGCGGCACGGCAATCCCTTGCTCATGGGTCCCCGGCACCATGCGGTCTGGCTGTCGTCGGTGGTCTTCGACGGCGCGCGGGCCTTTGACGGGGTGGTGCCCGACCTGCGTCTCCATTGCGCCCGGGTGGTGGCTTCGGCCCACGTCCTGGGCATGATGCCCATGCTGACGGCGGCCGAGATCGAGGATATCGCCTGGGACGGCGTGCACCGCTTCGCGGCCGATGCCGACCTTTACATCTGTCCCATGTTTTACGCCGAAGGGGGGTTCGTCTGGCCAGACCCGGCGACCACGCGCTTCGTTCTCACGGTCCATGAGGCGCCGTTGCCCGCCGCCGACGGCTTCAGCGCCTGCTTGTCCAGTTTCCGCCGGCCGGCCCGCGACATGGCTCCGACCGAGGCCAAGGCCTCCTGCCTCTATCCCAATATCGCGCGCATCGGCCGCGAGGCCGCCGGCAAGGGCTTCGACACGGCGGTGGTCCTCGATCCCTGCGGCAACGTGGCCGAGTTCGCCTATACCAACCTGTTCCTGGTGCGCGGCGGAGTGGTCCATACCCCGGCGCCCAACGGGACATTTCTCAACGGCATCACCCGGCAAAGGGTCATCCGGCTGCTGCGCAAGGATGGTTTCGAGGTGATCGAGCGGGCGATCCTCTACGACGAGGTTCTGACCGCCGACGAACTGTTCGCCACCGGGAACTACGCCAAGGTCCAACCCTGCACCAGGATCGAGGCCCGGGCACTGAACATCGGGCCCGTTTACGAGCGGGCGCGCGAACTCTATTTCGCCTTTGCGCACCAGGCGCGTTAG